The following coding sequences are from one Plasmodium gaboni strain SY75 chromosome 10, whole genome shotgun sequence window:
- a CDS encoding schizont egress antigen-1 (part of same gene as PGSY75_1021800B~gap found within coding sequence), translating to MMENKYPNELFCYINRYNINEIIENGEEKYANEYDEDKDMSINNMNENNGICEYEIPFLLDHVDDSNKEDSENNSLKSYLDDGASTILSKPDELENYNKQNENDFDENNNKKNNKMDQLKEKINIIIIPNKRVINNFEEILSMANGNDKNIEKKLNDRFYQICCKSIADINTHNLNKVKDLKKEKNKGSLNIEHIDYGDIFLTIHDTLKSNNKIKGNHETNLLHDSSYEIKKKTRRGTNIYKNPFHRGSYLRSYKNQKDTVYLNNLNNMMMDKNSNCSDSRKKEYSHFNSQEFSYDKYSMKDRMFLKNLYMKQNRLRDKRGNYNKMGDYQNIENYHKEDENGFDCMNMSDIVYSNKMNHVNIMDHMIYKDCKNRSKLVDTITSREKDVKNYDDNVESDNNSFKNNNNEEHICLEYDDTYNLKDTVKNIIDEEEQYDKDATCICDKNEDVEDLFLSKKTNYSSNKKREDYEKVLLEDNLHLKQTPSKRTNINIIPDYDDNNRSNKSHKENEENVLSEVWGSLKNDDILYKDNMLNVINEDNTKEEDDKERLVHLDNDEDEKEEINKDVYFNVLSCEENMIARNEKYNELLNSTSNFEKIDDPSEINIGSKEDKEYFDLLIKKYENTKINVYDNELLSLNLNDEQHEEMSKGDSYENVNKTEDNDNKMGNFYDNNEMEDINHDGNMEDINHYGNMEDINHDGNMEDINHDSNMEDINHNNMEDINHNNMEDIYNDNIMEDINHNNMEDHVNYDDEELNKKMDEVEEEKEERNEDRGIYDELLENDMCDLYNLKMHDLHNLKAYDFGLSKDLLKKDIFIYSNNLKNCDMDDDNNNNNMNDIGIGENDIYENNIYENNIDENNIDDNDMCNNYVNGNDLYINNMEDDAMDDTVYDEEEIKSFLDKLKSDIANQINGKNGKNGNVDVTGQDGNEEMSYINNDENLQAFDLLDNFHMDDYGNDYNDNEEDRNEDEQNKTKQKELHNNVDGKLKLSDLNELNASDINNNFYMSTPRKSIDERKDTECQTDFPLLDISRNTNRTPRRKSVEVILVEKKLKKKKQKDMNKYTDENKDSNRRYPKRNRIKTLRYWIGERELTERNPYTGEIDVVGFSECKNLQDLSPHIIGPIEYKKIYLKDLNSNENEENEDNDGEEKNYKNHNNLESEGEDIVNDDVNNLHVHISNDNTSHSKKIKGAPSRFSNTNNGRKKRRKRKFINVVNYIKKKKKKKLTKSMDKMEVADNFKNDISDNNKQSGDENKQDDDENKQDDDKNKQDDGKNKQDDGKNKQDDDENKQDDDKNKQNDDIYMNEDMDLFNDLNDNFDDNEHFLNNGDKYSHAEEITIEKIQTESIEKDILNNDEQDNNNNIFDIDNEVIDMKDENVDEIESDDKLKTFENLESLKSTTHLNNTDNCDVDLSEHTNEINSAEEKKVHIEVNKKTNNEKKKKKKKKNKKKKKKEKTQIDIMYKNLSRLNLNLLLPNKKKVKKSENSFEKGEEKQKKKRNKKVKKVKGINKGEKIKSKKKKNKDNNSDSSTKCVVEGEKGKNLHELNKNGNLEDEKMDIDISMNISSINCESDNKNVSKEGEEEKKEIDEERKEINEDKQEIDEEKKEIDEDKQEIDEDKQEIDEDEQEIDEDKQDIDEEKQYDENIHSDNIINNGNNPFVNNNNSFFNITSPLRTQIINEEENSLNEMKEDINEYVEMENKLDEEKIKDSEGVCRKIEVNNKMISPINRHNFYLTILEGMNKNFPIQWNKNNMTLSKNKGKIYKGRKEKKRKRSHKNDENFLDHSILNDTNMSDKMDERNELSDSIKSNSTTNIVLETIKYDNRKKIKANDTNEEIIKYDNFTSKYNNKSDGIQLNGGIYK from the coding sequence atgatggaaaataaatacccaaatgaattattttgttatataaatagatataatataaacgAAATAATAGAAAATGGAGAAGAGAAATATGCAAATGAATATGATGAAGATAAGGATATGtcaataaataatatgaatgaaaaCAATGGTATATGTGAATATGAAATACCATTTTTATTAGACCATGTGGATGATAGTAATAAAGAAGATTCAGAGAATAATTCATTAAAGAGTTATCTCGATGATGGTGCATCCACTATCCTTTCAAAACCAGATGAACtagaaaattataataaacaaaatgaaaatgattttgacgaaaataataataaaaaaaataataaaatggaCCAATtgaaggaaaaaataaatattataataataccAAATAAAAGAGTTATAAACAATTTTGAAGAGATATTAAGCATGGCAAATGgaaatgataaaaatatagagAAAAAGTTGAATGATAGATTTTATCAAATTTGTTGTAAAAGTATAGCTGATATAAATACacataatttaaataaagTTAAAGATttgaaaaaagaaaaaaataaaggatCCTTGAATATTGAACATATAGATTATGGAGATATTTTTCTTACTATACATGATACAttaaaaagtaataataaaataaaaggaaaCCATGAAACTAACCTATTACACGATTCTTCttatgaaataaaaaagaaaacaagAAGAGgaacaaatatatataaaaatcCATTTCATAGAGGTTCGTATTTGAgatcatataaaaatcaaAAGGATACCGTTTACcttaataatttaaacAACATGATGATGGATAAAAATAGTAATTGTAGTGATTCGCgaaaaaaggaatattCGCATTTCAATTCTCAGGAATTTTCATATGACAAATATAGTATGAAGGACAGAATGTTTCTCAAAAATTTGTATATGAAACAAAATAGATTAAGAGATAAAAGGGGGAATTATAACAAAATGGGAgattatcaaaatattgAAAACTATCATAAAGAGGATGAAAATGGTTTTGATTGTATGAATATGTCAGATATTGTCTattcaaataaaatgaaCCATGTTAATATCATGGATCATATGATTTATAAGGATTGTAAGAATAGGAGCAAACTAGTAGATACAATAACTTCTCGTGAAAAGGatgtaaaaaattatgaCGATAACGTCGAAagtgataataattcttttaagaataataataatgaagaaCATATATGTTTAGAGTATGACGATACATATAACTTAAAAGATACagttaaaaatattattgatGAAGAAGAACAATATGATAAGGATGCTACTTGTATATGTGATAAGAACGAAGATGTTGAGGATTTGTTTCTTTCAAAGAAAACGAATTATTCTtctaataaaaaaagagaagATTATGAGAAAGTATTACTTGAAGATAATTTACATTTAAAACAAACCCCATCAAAAAGaacaaatattaatataatcCCAGATTATGATGATAACAATAGAAGTAATAAGAGTCATAAGGAAAATGAAGAGAATGTTTTATCTGAGGTATGGGGTagtttaaaaaatgatgatatattatataaagataatatgTTGAATGTCataaatgaagataatacAAAGGAAGAGGATGACAAAGAAAGACTTGTCCATTTAGATAATGATGAGgatgaaaaagaagaaataaataaagatgTATATTTCAATGTATTGTCGTGtgaagaaaatatgatTGCGAGGAATGAAAAGTATAACGAATTATTGAATAGTACAAGtaattttgaaaaaattgATGATCCAAGTGAAATTAATATTGGAAGTAAGGAAgataaagaatattttgatttgttaataaaaaaatatgaaaatacaaaaataaacGTATATGATAATGAATTACTTTCATTGAATCTTAATGATGAGCAACATGAAGAAATGTCCAAGGGAGATTCTTAtgaaaatgtaaataaaacggaagataatgataataaaatggGAAATTTTTATGACAATAATGAAATGGAAGATATTAATCATGATGGTAACATGGAAGATATTAATCATTATGGTAACATGGAAGATATTAATCATGATGGTAACATGGAAGATATTAATCATGATAGTAACATGGAGGATATTAATCATAATAACATGGAGGATATTAATCATAATAACATGGAGgatatttataatgataatattatggAAGATATTAATCATAATAACATGGAAGACCATGTtaattatgatgatgaagaattgaataaaaaaatggatGAGGTGGAAGAAGAAAAGGAAGAAAGGAATGAGGATAGAGGAATATACGATGAATTATTAGAAAATGATATGTGTGATTTATACAATTTAAAAATGCATGATTTGCATAATTTAAAAGCCTATGATTTTGGATTATCTAAAGATCTATTAAAAAAggatatttttatatatagtaataatttgaaaaatTGTGATATggatgatgataataataataataatatgaatgatatTGGTATAGGtgaaaatgatatatatgaaaataatatatatgaaaataatatagatgaaaataatatagatgataatgatatgTGTAATAATTACGTGAATGgaaatgatttatatattaacaatatGGAGGATGATGCCATGGATGATACTGTATATGATGAGGAAGAAATTAAAAGTTTCCTAGATAAATTAAAATCTGATATAGCAAATCAAATAAATGgaaaaaatggaaaaaatGGAAATGTCGATGTTACAGGACAAGACGGTAATGAAGAAATGtcttatataaataatgatgaaaatttaCAAGCCTTTGATTTGTTAGATAATTTTCATATGGATGATTATGGTAATgattataatgataatgaagAAGATAGAAATGAAGACGaacaaaacaaaacaaaacaaaaagagttacataataatgtagatggaaaattaaaattatcagatttaaatgaattaaatgcaagtgatataaataataatttttatatgtcAACTCCTCGAAAATCTATAGATGAACGTAAGGATACGGAATGTCAAACAGATTTTCCATTATTAGATATATCAAGGAATACTAATAGGACTCCTAGAAGAAAAAGTGTGGAAGTAATACTtgtagaaaaaaaattaaaaaaaaaaaaacaaaaggatatgaataaatatacagatgaaaataaagataGTAATAGAAGATATCCGAAAAGAAATAGAATTAAGACTTTGCGTTATTGGATAGGAGAAAGAGAATTAACTGAAAGAAACCCTTACACAGGAGAAATAGATGTTGTAGGATTTAGTGAGTGTAAAAATTTGCAAGATTTATCACCTCATATTATTGGTCCtattgaatataaaaaaatatatttgaaagATCTTAATAGTAATGAAAATGAggaaaatgaagataatgatggagaggaaaaaaattataaaaatcataataatCTTGAGTCTGAGGGTGAGGATATTGTAAATGATGATGTAAATAATTTACATGTTCACATAAGCAATGATAACACCTCTCATTCGAAGAAAATAAAGGGAGCCCCAAGTAGGTTTAGTAATACAAATAATGGAAGGAAAAAACGAAGAAAGAGAAAATTTATCAATGTGgttaattatataaagaagaagaaaaagaagaaacTGACAAAGAGTATGGATAAGATGGAGGTTGCAGATAATTTCAAAAATGATATaagtgataataataaacagAGTGGTGATGAAAATAAACaagatgatgatgaaaataaacaagatgatgataaaaataaacaagATGATggtaaaaataaacaagATGATggtaaaaataaacaagatgatgatgaaaataaacaagatgatgataaaaataaacaaaatgatgatatttACATGAATGAAGATATGGATTTGTTCAATGATTTAAATGATAACTTCGATGACAATGAACATTTCTTAAACAATGGTGATAAGTATTCGCATGCTGAAGAAATTACTATAGAAAAAATTCAAACGGAAAGTATAGAAAAggatattttaaataatgacGAGCaggataataataacaacatCTTTGATATTGATAATGAAGTTATAGATATGAAGGATGAAAATGTAGATGAAATAGAAAGTGATGACAAATTAAAAACTTTTGAAAATTTGGAAAGTTTGAAAAGTACAAcacatttaaataatacaGATAATTGTGATGTTGATTTGAGTGAACATACCAATGAAATAAATTCTGCTGAGGAAAAAAAAGTTCATATTGAagttaataaaaaaacaaataatgaaaaaaaaaaaaaaaaaaaaaagaagaataagaagaaaaaaaaaaaagaaaaaacacAAATAGATATCATGTACAAAAATTTGTCCAGACttaatttaaatttgtTACTTccaaacaaaaaaaaagttaaGAAATCGGAAAACTCATTTGAAAAAGGGgaagaaaaacaaaagaagaaaagaaataaaaaagttaAAAAAGTTAAAGGTATTAACAAGGgggaaaaaataaaaagtaagaagaaaaaaaataaggaCAATAATAGTGATAGTAGTACTAAATGTGTTGTAGAAGGagaaaaaggaaaaaatttacatgagcttaataaaaatggaaatCTTGAAGATGAGAAAATGGATATTGATATTTCTATGAATATTTCAAGTATAAATTGTGAaagtgataataaaaatgtgaGTAAGGAAGGAGAGGAAGAAAAGAAAGAGATAGATGAAGAAAGGAAAGAGATAAATGAAGACAAACAAGAAATAGATGAAGAAAAGAAAGAGATAGATGAAGACAAACAAGAAATAGATGAAGACAAACAAGAAATAGATGAAGACGAACAAGAAATAGATGAAGACAAACAAGATATAGATGAAGAAAAAcaatatgatgaaaatattcatagtgataacataataaataatggAAACAATCCATTTGTAAACAATAACAactctttttttaatattacaaGTCCATTAAGAAcacaaataataaatgagGAAGAAAATAGTTTGAACGAAATGAAAGAAGACATAAATGAATATGTTGAAATGGAAAATAAGTTGGATgaggaaaaaataaaagattCAGAAGGAGTTTGTAGAAAAATAGAggtaaataataaaatgatttCTCCTATTAATAgacataatttttatttaacaATTCTTGAAGGAATGAATAAGAATTTCCCTATTCAATggaataaaaataatatgactttatcaaaaaataaaggaaaaatttataaaggaaggaaagaaaagaaaagaaaacGTTCCcataaaaatgatgaaaattttCTTGATCATagtatattaaatgatacCAATATGAGTGACAAAATGGATGAAAGAAATGAATTATCAGATAGTATAAAATCTAATAGTACTACCAATATTGTATTAGAAActataaaatatgataataggaaaaaaataaaggCAAATGATACAAACGAGGAAATAATCAAATATGATAACTTCACTTctaaatataataataaaagtgaTGGTATTCAATTGAATGGTGGTATATATAAA
- a CDS encoding schizont egress antigen-1 (part of same gene as PGSY75_1021800A~gap found within coding sequence): NLFNDFKMNINLYCIRMQPHEKYSSYSHKQNLVVYIDKGEKINIIINISKTYEKGDFFYIPRFSNFQLINDSRCDCVLYVCPLI; the protein is encoded by the exons AATCTCTTCAACGATTTcaaaatgaatattaaCTTGTACTGTATTAGAATGCAACCACATGAAAAATACAGCTCATATAGCCATAAACAAAATTTA GTTGTATATATTGATAAGGgagaaaaaattaacataATAATCAACATCTCAAAGACTTATGAGAAAGgtgattttttttacatacCTAGATTTTCTAACTTCCAACTAATTAATGATAGCAG aTGTGATTGTGTTTTATATGTTTGTCctttaatttaa